The Candidatus Sulfotelmatobacter sp. genomic sequence GAGCCGCAGCGGAACGGCAAGCAAGGCGCGGATCCGGTTGTTGCCGCCGCGGAGCCCGGGAAAGCGCGGATCGTCGTGCAGGTCCGAGGTGGCGAGGACGTCGCCCTGCAAACTCAGGTAGCCCTCGACGCTCAGACTCACCGCCGCCGGCCACGAGCCCGACTCGGTGCCGCGCGAGCGGCGGCGGACCTTGGTCTTCATCGGATCGCCGGCGGTCTCGGGGTCGGGCAGGCGGATCGTGCCCTCATCGGCCGAGAGCAGGGAGGTGGTTTCGCGGACGATCCAGTCGAGGATCGGCTGCAGTTCGTTGGTGGACGCCACCACCTGACTCAACTTCGAGAGGAAGTCGAGCTCGGCCATGAGCATCTGGATGTTAGGAACGACGGCTGGTGAAGCGGAGTCCATCGAACGCCCCGAGGGTCAGAACGACGCGCCAGGGGATGATTCTAGGAAGCCACGGGAATCGACTCAAGCCGCGGGTCCCAAAGCGTGTTTCCCTTGTCGGCGCTCCGCCCCCTTCCTATACTCCCGCGCCACCTTCGGTGCGTGGCACCTCAAAGCGGGCGCCGCGCCGAGGCCACAGCGAACCTGGAATTCGACATGACCACCGCCACCGCACCCGCTTACAAGAACCTGCAGATCGAGCGCCGCGAGGCGGTCACCATCCTGACCGTTCATCGCCCCGAAGTGCTGAACGCTTTGAACCGCGAGACCCTTGGCGAGATCGAGGATTGCGCGACACGGTTCCGCGAGGACGCTTCGCAGGGCGCTCTGGTCGTCACTGGCGCCGGCGAGAAGAGCTTCATCTCGGGCGCCGACATCAACGAGCTGGCGGTGCTCGATCCGCGCGGGGCGGAGGACATCTCGCGCTTCGGCCAGCGCGTGCTCGACCTGCTCGACACCGCGACCAAGCCGGTGATCGCCGCGGTCAACGGCTACGCGTTCGGCGGCGGCTGCGAGCTGGCGCTGGCCTGCCATATGCGCCTGGCGTCCGAGAACGCGGTGATCGGGCTGCCCGAGGTGAGCCTCGGCATCATTCCGGGGTACGGCGGCACGCAACGTCTACCGCGGCTGGTGGGGCGCGGGCGTGCGCTCGAGCTGATCCTGACCGGCCGGCGCGTCAAGGCCGAGGAGGCGGAGAGGATCGGCCTGGTCAATTGCGTG encodes the following:
- a CDS encoding enoyl-CoA hydratase-related protein; translation: MTTATAPAYKNLQIERREAVTILTVHRPEVLNALNRETLGEIEDCATRFREDASQGALVVTGAGEKSFISGADINELAVLDPRGAEDISRFGQRVLDLLDTATKPVIAAVNGYAFGGGCELALACHMRLASENAVIGLPEVSLGIIPGYGGTQRLPRLVGRGRALELILTGRRVKAEEAERIGLVNCVVPREKLLDEAIALARAILKNGPLAVEAVLESVHRGASLPLADALRFESGFFGILAASEDMHEGLNAFLEKRPAQFKRK